Proteins encoded together in one Salmo trutta chromosome 3, fSalTru1.1, whole genome shotgun sequence window:
- the LOC115188719 gene encoding cytoplasmic phosphatidylinositol transfer protein 1: protein MLMKEYRICMPLTVEEYKIGQLYMISKHSNEQSGGGEGVEVVRNQPDTHPQHGLGQLTEKRIYLNSKLPSWVSVFVPRVFYVTEKAWNFYPYTITEYSVSFLPKFSIRIETRFENNNGDNNNVFGDRPTPAESVSHLDILIDPIPDKHYKKTEDLSRWVSEKTSRGPLVEGWRKDSTPIMCSYKRVQCSFEVYGFQGKTEDFIHRNIQDILLVGHRQAVAWTDEWHGMSLEDVREYERQIQEQTNSKLKSSQNNNTAAPRPAFSRSMSVTDERSLKKMGVKTMVMSDPSTSTLPHSTVRLNSTPE from the exons ATGTTAATGAAGGAGTATAGAATATGCATGCCACTAACTGTGGAAGAG tataaGATTGGGCAGCTGTACATGATCAGTAAACACAGTAATGAGCAGagcggaggaggggagggagtggaggtGGTGAGGAACCAACCAGACACACATCCCCAACACGGCCTGGGACAGCTCACAGAGAAACGCATCTACCTCAATAG tAAACTGCCATCCTGGGTGAGTGTGTTTGTCCCCAGGGTCTTCTATGTGACAGAGAAGGCCTGGAACTTCTACCCTTACACCATCACAG AGTACTCA GTCTCCTTCCTTCCCAAGTTCAGCATCCGTATTGAGACCAGGTTTGAGAACAACAATGGTGACAACAATAAT GTATTTGGAGATAGGCCCACCCCTGCAGAGAGCGTGAGCCACCTGGATATCCTCATTGACCCCATCCCTGACAAACACTACAAGAAGACAGAG GACCTGAGTCGCTGGGTGTCTGAGAAGACGAGCCGAGGCCCCCTGGTGGAAGGGTGGCGTAAGGACAGCACCCCCATCATGTGCTCCTATAAGAGGGTGCAGTGCAGTTTTGAAGTCTACGGCTTCCAGGGCAAGACTGAGGACTTCATACACAGG AACATCCAGGACATCCTACTGGTGGGACACAGACAGGCTGTGGCCTGGACAGACGAATGGCACG GGATGAGTTTGGAGGATGTGAGAGAGTATGAGCGACAGATACAGGAACAGACCAACAGCAAACTCAAatcatcccagaacaacaacacag CAGCCCCTCGTCCGGCATTCTCGCGCTCTATGTCCGTCACAGATGAGCGCTCTCTGAAGAAGATGGGAGTGAAGACTATGGTCATGTCAgacccctccacctccacactgCCTCATAGCACTGTCCGCCTTAACTCCACCCCCGAGtaa